GATCAAACCGATTGTCAGGATTCGATAGCGCTGCCCTGCCAGGCGTACGGTGTTTGGGTTGAATGGGATGCTCTGCCATATCCCTCACTAGAACAAATACAGAACATGCGCAAGAAAAGGTCGGGATTGTTCATAATGATGTCGCGAAAAGTTCAATAGAAATTCACGACTTATCGCATTACTAAATGCATAGGGCAAAATGCCACACGCCACGGAGACCTTATCATGTCCGACGAAGACGATATCATCCTGTCTGAACTGAACGACGAAGACCTTGTCGCGCAGATGTTCGACGACCTTTACGACGGTATGAAAGAAGAAATCGAAGAAGGCGTAAATATCCTTCTCGAACGTGGCTGGGCGCCTTACCGCATCCTTACCGAAGCCCTCGTGGGCGGCATGACCATCGTTGGTCACGACTTCCGCGACGGTATCTTGTTTGTGCCCGAGGTTCTTTTGGCCGCAAACGCGATGAAGGGCGGGATGTTCATCTTGAAGCCACTTCTGGCCGAAACAGGTGCGCCGCAAGTTGGCAAAATGGTCATCGGAACCGTCAAAGGTGACATCCACGATATCGGCAAGAACCTTGTCGGCATGATGATGGAAGGTGCAGGTTTCGAGGTCATCGACCTTGGCATCAACAACGCCGTTGAATCCTACATGGAAGCACTGGAAGCGGAATCGCCAGATATCCTTGGGATGTCCGCCCTGCTGACAACCACAATGCCTTACATGAAGGTCGTCATCGACACGCTCGTCGAAAAGGGCATCCGCGATGATTACATCGTCCTTGTTGGTGGCGCGCCCCTGAACGAAGAATTCGGCAAGGCCATCGGTGCGGACGCCTACTGTCGTGATGCAGCTGTTGCGGTTGAAACGGCAAAAACCTTCGT
The Rhodobacteraceae bacterium S2214 genome window above contains:
- a CDS encoding B12-binding domain-containing protein produces the protein MSDEDDIILSELNDEDLVAQMFDDLYDGMKEEIEEGVNILLERGWAPYRILTEALVGGMTIVGHDFRDGILFVPEVLLAANAMKGGMFILKPLLAETGAPQVGKMVIGTVKGDIHDIGKNLVGMMMEGAGFEVIDLGINNAVESYMEALEAESPDILGMSALLTTTMPYMKVVIDTLVEKGIRDDYIVLVGGAPLNEEFGKAIGADAYCRDAAVAVETAKTFVARKHNQGTART